The Oscillatoria acuminata PCC 6304 genomic interval TGGCATAGTCGGGATGATTCTCACCCAACTGCACTTTTATAATCTCCATTGCTTGCCGGTAAAGGCGTTCGGCATAGGTAAACCACCCCATTGCGTGGTAAAGTGACGCCAAATTGTTCAAACTGCCTGCATAGTTGGGATGATTCTCACCCAACTGCATTTTTATAATCTCCATTGCTTTCCGGTAAAGGCGTTCGGCATCCGTTAATCGCCCCATTACATAGTACAGTGCCGCCAAATTGTTCAAACTGGTGGCATAGTCGGGATGATCCTCACCCAACTGCACCTTAAAAATATCCATTGCTTGCAGCAAAAGGGGTTCGGCATCCGTCAACCGCCCCCTTGCCCGGTACAGATGCGCCAAAACGTTCAAAATTCGTGCATAGTCGGGATGATTCTCACCGAAAGCATATTTTCCCAGTTCGCACGCTTGTTTGGCGAATTGAATTCCTTGTTCATACTGACCTTGATCGTAAGCGGTTCTTGCCTTCCTATTTAGCGAGTTAATTTGCTCCATCAGATTATCAAACATCAGTTAACCTCCAATACTTGTGTAAACTAAGATTCCGTCTGCTCATAATTGCGCCTATTCTCTTGTCTAATATTCCCAATCCCAACCCTGAATAACCCAACTCTCTGCCTCCGGACCGAGGGGCGCATCTTGAGGAAGATTTTTAATCTAACCTCGTCGTCAATCAAGGGATGACGATAGAAAATGCCTACAATTTAGCACAGGCAAGATATCCTGGGTCTAAACTTTTAAAACAAAGGAGATATCATGAATAAATCATCTCTCGAAAAATTTCACCAATCTTTACAGGTTTGCAAATCTTTAAAAACCATTCAATCTCAGCGTTCCACTCTCCCTTGTGAAGCCATCCATCTGCTGTGCGACGTTGCAAAGGACCCCTCCGATTTACTGGATTTGTGCCAACAGCATGACAGCGAGATAGAACCCGCACTCACGGCTATTGCTGACTATGCTGCCAGGGTGGATAACTGGAAAGCGGGGGATTGTCCTTTTGGGGTGAAAGACCATTGTAATATTTTGCACTTTCTCCTGAATGTTAACACCAAAGAATTTGAGTTTTTTAGAGGCCGGGAAACCTTTACTCCGGAAATCATCTGTGAATTTCTTAAGGATTGGAAAGGCATTGATTTGACTCCTTTAATTGCATCTCGGGAAAAAACATCTGTTGCCTAATCTGCGGTTATGTTAAATAGGGTCAACCGGCGTGGATTTAAACAAACAGTCACCCGGCGGGGGTTCAAACCCCCGCCTAATAGCTAAAGTCGGATAAATCCGACTGAAATAGCGGAGGGTTTCTCTGATGGATTGAAGGCGTTTGAATTGGATTCATTGCCAAAAGCTCAATCCTTACCGATGGGACGGATGCCGGGGTTTTCAATAATAAAAACACCTCATCACCCCTCAATCTTCTAGTCGGTTTCAACCGACTTTAGCTATTAGGCGGGGGTTTAAACCCCCGCCGGGTTAGGGGTTGAACTGAATCACTCCACCACCTCAAACTTTTTATAAAATACCTGTGCATTCCACTGCCGTCCCACCTGCTTAAATATTTCCTGCAACCGTTCATCGGTAACCAGAATATCGTTTGGGTTAGACTCCGGATGCACCCAGGATAAATTAACCGGATTTTCAGTCAGGATGGCGAGAAAATACTCGCTTCCCATATCCATATATTGCAAAGCACTCGCTAACGCTTTGATACCGGGAATATGTAGCTTTTTCTCGGGTACAACCTGGGTTTCTAAAGAAAATGCCAGAGACGGACAAAGGCAATATCGCTTACCGGAAACCCCCTGATTAATCAAGAGCAAATGACCCGAATGCGGGAAATCCACCTGTAAGGCATATTTCTTTTCTTTGTGAATCGTCGCCGGGGTTTTTGCGACATTATTCAAGCATATATCCCGGTCCCCATTCTGTAGCTCAATCATCTGCAATTCTTCTATGGCATAAGTGGCCATTTCCTGCCCCAATTTCCACCCCTGCCGAGGAAATTCTATTTCCCACAACCACTCGTAAATGATTTGCCAAGGGGATTTAGCATCCGGATACTGCCGTTGTCTGCCTCTTGTTCCAGTCAACAAATCAACCGGCACCCCATCTGCTTGCATGGCGTCGCCAAATCGTTCTTTTATCTTTTTGATGACTTCTCCTAATGTTGCAGGCATATTCGTACTGGGAAACTCAATTTTCAGTTCCTTCTGAATCGTTTCGGTGAGGTTGGAACTCCGTTTCTTTTTGTTGAGTGGGTGAAAGCGCAACCCACAGCATAACCGCTGGGTCTCGCTGCCATCCTCCGGCAATACTTTGTCTACAAAGTCGTTGAGGAATCTTTCTTGTAAGGATTTGGCCGGTGCAATGGTTATCATTTTATCTCTCCTGTAGGGTGAATAGGCGGTTTCCTGGAAGGGCAGAGTTTATTCTTGTATCCACTTTAACTCGACTTTTAACTAATGTCAACCTCCGAAAAATTTGGTTTTTTATTTATTTTTATTTTAATTTATTTAATTTTGTTTTAATTTATTTGAATTGATTTTAATTAATTATAATTTATAAAACATCAAAAGCAAAAACTTCCCATTTCTTTTTATTTGTGCCTCCTAGACGTTTATTTTTGCAATCCATTTAATGGGGATATAGCCGTTCAGAGTTAACCCCATGAGCAACAAAATCACCCAAAATCAAAAAGTCTGGCAACTGATGGAATGCGTTATCCCCAATCTGATTGGACTGTATATTGATAGCTATTTCGGATGTGGATTGAGCTTAGTCCTGTTATTGTGGCACTGGACTGGAGACAAAACCGATCGCACTTCCAACCCGCGTCAAAAGGCGATCGCATTGTTGCCGGTGGCGATCGCCTTTTGTGCAATGAATGGACTGGGTTCTGTCCCCGGTGAACCGGGTTCCGTGAATCCGGGATGGGGGACATTAAACCGGGTGTCGTTAATCGCCGTCGTCCCCCCCAAGACAAAAGCAGGTTTTCTTGATACTGTAGAGTTTTAAACCGTAAAACTCTACAATCGGTTTTCTAAAAATTTCCTTCAGGATAGTACCCAGTTTACTCTAAATCAACAATTATCTGCTCCATTGAGTCATTTCCGGGTTTATCCTGTATGGGAATTACAACATCTCCACCTCTAGGCGAGACCCTTGAGGAGATTTGAAGACTTTCACTTGGGTGGGGAGTCGTTCTCCTAATGATTTGACGTGAGTAATCACGCCGATGGTGCGATTTTGTTGGCGGAGGGATTCGAGGATTTGGGTGACACTTTCTAGGGTTTCTGAATCTAAGGTTCCGAATCCTTCATCGAGGAATAAACTGCCTAATTCTGCCCCCATTGAGAGTTTTTCAGAAAGGGCGATCGCCATGGAAAGGGAGGTGGCAAAGGTTTCTCCCCCCGAAAGGGTGCGGACTCGTCGCAGTTCGCCGCCATTCCAATTATCTGCCACCCAATATTCTCCCTCTTGCATTTCCAAAGCGTAGCGGGATTCTGTGAGTTCTTTTAATAGTAAGGTTGCCCGGGCGACTAATTCTGATTCTAAATGTTCTAAGATATAGGATTGAAATTCATTGGTTTTGAGGTTTTGGGCTAAAATATGATAGACATCGTAATTTTTGCTGACGGTTTCTTGTTCCGTTAGGAGTTTTTCTGACTGCGCTTGTTTCTGTTCCGCAGATTGTATCCAGGTGGATAATTCCACTCGTTTATCTTGGGCAGTTTTTAACTGCTGTTCGGCGGTTTGTTTGGCTTGTCGTCGCTGTTGCAACTGGCGGGCATCGGTAGTGCGATCGCCTATCTCGGTTTGTAAGTCGGCAATGCGCGTGGACAGTTCAATGGTGCTTTCGCGATGATGGGTGATTGCCTGTTGCCATTTCGCCTGTTCTTCCGGGGAAGCTAGGGCAGTGAGAAACGTAGCTTCGGTTAAATTCGCCCCTTGTAATTGCGTCTGCCACCGGGTCTGATACTGCTGTTGTTTGGCTTGAGTAGCATGGGCAGTTACCTGGGCTTGGTGGGCGGTTTCTCGGGCTTGGATGACGCGATTTTCGGCAGTTTGATGGGCGGTTTCTGCCGCAGAAATCTGACTGCTAAGGGTTTGTTTTTGTTGGGCTAAAGTTTGGGCGAGGACTTGATAGGATAATCCCTCCGTCATTGCTGCCAGTTTCTCTCGCACTTCTTGGAGGTTGTGCTGCCGTCGGGTGAGTTCCTCCGTGGCAGCTTGGGCGTCGGTGAGGGCGGTTTGATAGGTGCGATCGCAAAACTCTCGGGCTTGTTGGACGGTTTCCAGGCGGCTGATTGCCTGTTGGTAGGCTTCGGCTGCTTCTCGGTATGCCCGATCGCGCCTTTCCAGGGCTTGTCGTTCCTGCTGGAGGGCGATTGCATCCAGTTCCTCTGCCTGCGACTGTTGTAAGACATCAGCAATCTGCTGTTTTAAGTTTTCCTGCTGTTGGGTGAGGGTCGCGAGTTGGTCCTGAATTTCTCCCTGTTTCTGAGTGAGATTTTCTAGGGCAGCTTCTGCTTTAGTCGCATTGAGTTGGGCAGTTTGCAAGGCTTGTGTCGCCGTTGCTGCCTGAGTTTGTAAGGCAGTCAGATCCACCCAGGCGATCGCCGGTAATAGGGGTAATTCAGCTTCGGAATCAGGATGGATGCCGCCACAAACTGGGCAGGTTTCTCCCCCCTCCAGGGATAGGCGTAAGGCGGCAGCATGGTTGGATTTCGTGGCTTCGGCGTTAGCAGTTTCTGCCGCAGCCATCTCCTGGGTGATTTGCCCGATCGCCTCTTGCGCCTGTTGTAAGCGAGTCAGGGCGGCTTGATAGGTGCGATCGCCCGTCGCCCGGTCCCGACTCACTTGATCCAGGGCTTTGGCTTGCTGTTTCCGTTGCTTTTCCCCCAGAGTCCATTCTACCAATAACGGGGCAACCGTTGTGAGGCGTTCTAAACGGTCCCCTCCGGGCTGGTGTTGTTGCAGGGCATCGGTTGTGAGAGAAACCTGGACCGTTGCCGCCTTTACTTGCGCTTCCCCTTGGCTGAGTTCCTGCTGTGCCGCTTGTTGCTGTTGCTGCTTTTGCTGGCATTGGGTAGCGGCGATCGCCACCTCCCGTTCCAACTGTTGCCGCTGTTCCTCGTAGGCTTTCGCTTGGGCTAAGGCTTCCTCTCGGGCAGCAATTTGCGGGGCGAGGGCGGCTGCTTCTGCCCTCACTTCTGCTAGTTTTTGTTGTTCTGTCTGAAATTGGGTTTCCGCTTGGGTTAAGTTAGTGGCAGCTTTTTGAGCCTGACTGGTGGCTAATTTATCTTGAGTGCGAGCATCCTGAACTAATGCCCAATCCCCTTGCAGGCGATCGGCGACTTGGGACCGGGCCAATCGTTCACTCAGGGCAGTGATTTCCGGCTGTTTCTGGTTGAGTTCGGCAAATTGGCCTTGAAACTTCGTGAGACGTTCCAACTGCTGAAATAGCCGTTCTTCCGCCTCTAACAAGGTTTGAGCCGTTAATACCCCTTGATTCAGGACCGGAATCTCAGTTTCTAAGCGGGCTAATTGCGATCGCTGTCCTTGAATGGCGATCGCATCCGGCACTTCCAAATCCGCAATTTGTCGCTCAATTGTTGCCAATTCCTGCTTTAATAATCGGGCTAAATCATTAGTTTCCTTCCGCATCCGCTCAAAAATTTCAAACCCCGCCAATTGCCGCAAAATTTCCCGACGCTTCCCCGTATTTCCTTTTAAAAACTCATCAAATTGCCCTTGAGGTAACAAAATCACCCGGGTAAAGGTATCGAAATCCATGCCTAGAATTTCGGTAATCGCTTTTTTGCTTTCCCGTTCCTTCGTTTCCAGGGTTTCCCAACTGCCATCTGCCTGTGTTCTTTCTAATAAAACTTGCGTCACCGGGGTACTGGGACGATATCGCCAAGTTCGGGTAATTCGGTATTCCCCTAAACTCACAGAAAAACGCAATTTCACCTTTAAAGTCGTCGCCCCTTGACTGACTAATTCCCCCGCTTGGGAGGTGCGGGATGTTGTCCCATAAAGGGCATAAGTCATGGCATCTAGCAAGGAAGATTTTCCCGCCCCAGTTGCCCCAGTAATCGCAAACAAATCCAGTTCAGAGAAGTCCAAAGTTTGTTCCCGGCGAAAACTGGTAAATCCTTCCAGAGACAGTTCAAGAGGTCGCATAAATAAGGGGGTGATTTTATCGTAAATTTGGACAATTTGGAGGGGGTTTAACGAGCAGGTTAGGTTCAATTAAAATTGGGAGAGTTTTCTGATTATACCAAATTTGGGGTTTATTCGGTTTGTAAAAACCCGCAGGCTAAAGCCTGGGGCTACACGGACGAAGCCTGCCTTCGCAGGCTGAAGAGTCTATAAAAACCCTATAAACACCCGCAGCGTCAAGCCTGGGGCTACACGGACAAAGCCTGCCTTCGCAGGCTGAAGAGGTGCTATAAAAACCCTATAAACACCCGCAGCGTCAAGCCTGGGGCTACACGGACAAAGCCTGCCTTCGCAGGCTGAAGAGTCTATAAAAACCCGCACTCTGTTCGCGCTGTAGGGTTTCTCTAACAGCCCGCGCAGGCGGGCTTCGTCTGTGTAGCCCCAGGCTTTAGCCTGCGGGCACTTCTTCTGCGGGCTTTTACCATTTACCCTGGATTTTTCTCCTTCAATTTATGATATAAATTCTGGAATTCCTGCACTACCAACGGGTCCGGAGTAGTCTCCAACCGTTCCCGATAATAATGACCAAATTCCTCTACCGGGTCAAATGAATTGCCATCCCTAATCCGTTGCCCAGAATTACCCGTTGCCTCTGGATAAAGCGGTTGAATTTGTAACG includes:
- a CDS encoding AAA family ATPase — translated: MRPLELSLEGFTSFRREQTLDFSELDLFAITGATGAGKSSLLDAMTYALYGTTSRTSQAGELVSQGATTLKVKLRFSVSLGEYRITRTWRYRPSTPVTQVLLERTQADGSWETLETKERESKKAITEILGMDFDTFTRVILLPQGQFDEFLKGNTGKRREILRQLAGFEIFERMRKETNDLARLLKQELATIERQIADLEVPDAIAIQGQRSQLARLETEIPVLNQGVLTAQTLLEAEERLFQQLERLTKFQGQFAELNQKQPEITALSERLARSQVADRLQGDWALVQDARTQDKLATSQAQKAATNLTQAETQFQTEQQKLAEVRAEAAALAPQIAAREEALAQAKAYEEQRQQLEREVAIAATQCQQKQQQQQAAQQELSQGEAQVKAATVQVSLTTDALQQHQPGGDRLERLTTVAPLLVEWTLGEKQRKQQAKALDQVSRDRATGDRTYQAALTRLQQAQEAIGQITQEMAAAETANAEATKSNHAAALRLSLEGGETCPVCGGIHPDSEAELPLLPAIAWVDLTALQTQAATATQALQTAQLNATKAEAALENLTQKQGEIQDQLATLTQQQENLKQQIADVLQQSQAEELDAIALQQERQALERRDRAYREAAEAYQQAISRLETVQQAREFCDRTYQTALTDAQAATEELTRRQHNLQEVREKLAAMTEGLSYQVLAQTLAQQKQTLSSQISAAETAHQTAENRVIQARETAHQAQVTAHATQAKQQQYQTRWQTQLQGANLTEATFLTALASPEEQAKWQQAITHHRESTIELSTRIADLQTEIGDRTTDARQLQQRRQAKQTAEQQLKTAQDKRVELSTWIQSAEQKQAQSEKLLTEQETVSKNYDVYHILAQNLKTNEFQSYILEHLESELVARATLLLKELTESRYALEMQEGEYWVADNWNGGELRRVRTLSGGETFATSLSMAIALSEKLSMGAELGSLFLDEGFGTLDSETLESVTQILESLRQQNRTIGVITHVKSLGERLPTQVKVFKSPQGSRLEVEML